From Arachis stenosperma cultivar V10309 chromosome 2, arast.V10309.gnm1.PFL2, whole genome shotgun sequence, one genomic window encodes:
- the LOC130960212 gene encoding uncharacterized protein LOC130960212, which translates to MHGISYICISKTKRTHMARNGGVTYKQITRFFIIIGFVICAIIVESHDSIPKWSSAQYDGLEHQEYKLKSCLQTCKSRYRNNPEAKEDCIKKCKAKYGPPVESYNSGM; encoded by the coding sequence ATGCATGGTATATCATACATTTGCATttccaaaacaaaaagaacacaCATGGCTAGAAATGGTGGTGTGACCTACAAACAAATAACACGTTTCTTCATTATTATTGGATTTGTTATTTGTGCTATCATTGTTGAATCGCATGACAGTATTCCAAAATGGTCTTCAGCTCAATACGATGGTCTTGAACATCAGGAATATAAGCTGAAAAGTTGTCTTCAAACATGCAAGAGCCGCTATAGAAATAATCCGGAAGCGAAGGAGGATTGCATTAAGAAATGCAAAGCTAAGTATGGTCCTCCGGTGGAAAGTTATAACAGTG